Proteins found in one Lycium ferocissimum isolate CSIRO_LF1 chromosome 6, AGI_CSIRO_Lferr_CH_V1, whole genome shotgun sequence genomic segment:
- the LOC132060467 gene encoding enolase-like, with translation MTWRNWFLVLEVLMILLLHFSVGELLGLTTAADLADPEQLDLDQSKKQQIREMLEELVNYSTDFYNVTPISVLCNLDEASLEDLISVLQKTQQEVFKTYATAPDIGSFKDLPVFKGTIKSVKARQILDSRGIPTVEVDVICLNSVLARASAPSGASPGVLEALELTDGESDYFRNGVSNAVNNVNSSIGPALIGKDPTDQTGIDHMVHKLDGEQKLDANAVLAVSLAVCKAGAAVTNLPLYRHIAKLAGNKRLELPVPVFSVINILPDFMMLPVGAPGFKESLKMASEVLLHLKAVIKDTTSKEGLKLLKTAIKKAGHTGDVLRALIHSVTLSLRQISVAASFPPESGETEDAFIADLAVGLSAVRIKTGSPFRSEHNQLLRIEEQLGSEAIYAGAVVEKSLGGFSSRESI, from the exons ATGACTTGGAGAAATTGGTTTCTCGTTTTGGAAGTTTTGATGATCTTGTTGCTACATTTTTCAGTAGGAGAGCTGCTTGGATTGACCA CTGCAGCAGATCTTGCAGATCCTGAGCAGTTAGATCTTGATCAGTCTAAGAAACAGCAGATCCGCGAGATGTTGGAGGAGCTTGTTAATTATAGTACAGACTTTTATAATGTTACTCCAATAAGTGTTTTATGTAATCTAGACGAAGCTTCATTGGAGGACTTGATTTCTGTTCTGCAAAAGACTCAACAGGAGGTCTTTAAGACATACGCTACGGCTCCGGATATAGGTAGTTTCAAGGACTTACCTGTTTTCAAG GGAACTATAAAATCCGTCAAAGCCCGTCAGATCTTGGATAGCCGTGGTATTCCTACGGTTGAG GTCGACGTAATATGCTTAAACAGTGTTCTAGCTAGAGCTTCCGCACCTAGTGGTGCATCCCCAG GAGTCTTGGAAGCCCTTGAGTTGACGGATGGGGAATCTGACTACTTCAGAAATGGTGTTTCAAAT GCTGTTAACAATGTCAACTCAAGTATCGGCCCTGCTCTCATTGGGAAG GACCCAACCGATCAAACTGGTATTGACCACATGGTTCATAAATTGGACGGCGAACAAAAG CTCGATGCTAATGCGGTACTTGCTGTTTCACTGGCTGTGTGTAAAGCCGGTGCAGCTGTCACCAATCTTCCACTCTACAGG CACATAGCCAAGCTGGCTGGCAACAAGAGGTTGGAGTTGCCCGTTCCTGTCTTCAGTGTGATTAATATTTTGCCGGATTTCATGATGCTCCCTGTTGGTGCTCCTGGTTTCAAGGAGTCGCTGAAGATGGCCTCTGAAGTCCTCCTCCATTTGAAG GCTGTGATTAAGGATACCACATCCAAGGAAGGTCTTAAATTGCTCAAGACAGCCATTAAGAAAGCCGGTCATACCGGAGACGTTCTTAGAGCTTTGATACACTCGGTAACACTTTCCCTCAGGCAGATTTCTGTAGCGGCATCCTTTCCACCGGAAAG TGGGGAAACAGAGGATGCCTTTATTGCTGATCTTGCTGTCGGCTTGTCAGCG GTACGAATAAAGACCGGATCACCTTTCAGGTCTGAGCACAACCAG CTTTTGAGGATTGAAGAACAACTTGGATCTGAGGCCATATACGCAGGTGCAGTTGTGGAAAAGTCGTTGGGTGGTTTTTCTAGTAGAGAGAGTATATGA